One segment of Ziziphus jujuba cultivar Dongzao chromosome 12, ASM3175591v1 DNA contains the following:
- the LOC107429277 gene encoding glucan endo-1,3-beta-glucosidase 3 isoform X1 — MAVLLLFLFLAISTVSTAADDAFIGVNIGTDISDMPSPTQVVALLKAQNIRHVRLYDADRSMLLALANSGIEVTVSVPNDQLLGIGQSNATAANWVARNVIAHVPATNITAIAVGSEVLTALPNAAPVLVSALKFIQSALVASNLDRQIKVSTPHASSIILDSFPPSQAFFNSSWKPVMVPLLKFLQSTGSYLMLNVYPYYDYMQSNGVIPLDYALFRPLPPNKEAVDANTLLHYINVFDAIVDAAYFAMSDLNFTNIPIVVTESGWPSKGNSREPDATVENANTYNSNLIRHVQNNTGTPKHPGIAVSTYIYELYNEDLRPGSVSEKNWGLFNSNGEPVYKLHLTGAGTVLANDTTNQTFCVAKEGANPKMLQAALDWACGPGKVECSPLLQGQPCYEPDNVVAHATYAFNAYYQKMAKSPGTCDFKGVATVTTTDPSHGSCIFPGSGGKNGTFINGTSLAPSSNSTTSGCASQYIDSGGSLMSVVIIGVLAMSAVFL, encoded by the exons ATGGCTGTTTTGctgctctttttgtttttggcaatCTCTACTGTTTCTACTGCTGCTGACG ATGCCTTCATTGGTGTGAATATTGGCACAGACATCTCAGATATGCCAAGCCCGACTCAGGTAGTGGCCCTTCTTAAAGCTCAGAATATTCGACATGTCAGGCTCTATGATGCAGACCGGTCAATGCTTTTGGCACTTGCAAATTCAGGCATAGAGGTGACTGTTTCTGTTCCCAATGACCAGCTCCTGGGGATTGGTCAGTCCAATGCCACTGCTGCCAACTGGGTTGCTCGGAATGTGATTGCCCATGTCCCTGCAACCAACATTACGGCTATTGCTGTTGGATCTGAAGTCCTAACTGCCCTTCCAAATGCTGCTCCAGTTCTTGTCTCTGCGTTAAAATTCATTCAGTCTGCCCTTGTTGCCTCTAATCTTGATCGCCAAATTAAAGTCTCCACTCCACATGCATCGTCCATTATCCTCGACTCTTTTCCGCCTTCCCAAGCCTTCTTCAATAGTTCATGGAAACCAGTCATGGTTCCCTTGCTTAAGTTTTTGCAGTCTACAGGTTCATACCTTATGCTCAATGTGTACCCATATTATGATTACATGCAGTCAAATGGTGTGATTCCCTTGGACTATGCGTTATTTCGGCCCCTCCCTCCAAACAAGGAAGCTGTAGATGCTAACACACTCCTGCATTATATCAATGTTTTTGATGCTATTGTTGATGCAGCTTATTTTGCGATGTCCGATCTCAACTTTACTAATATCCCTATTGTAGTGACTGAGTCAGGCTGGCCATCCAAGGGTAACTCACGAGAGCCAGATGCCACAGTTGAAAATGCCAATACATATAACAGTAACTTGATTAGGCATGTGCAAAACAACACAGGAACACCTAAACATCCTGGGATTGCTGTTAGTACTTACATATACGAACTTTATAATGAGGATTTGAGACCTGGGTCAGTCTCTGAAAAGAACTGGGGGCTTTTCAATTCAAATGGAGAGCCAGTTTATAAATTACACTTGACAGGTGCTGGAACTGTGTTGGCAAATGACACTACAAATCAAACTTTCTGTGTTGCAAAAGAAGGTGCTAACCCAAAGATGCTCCAGGCAGCACTTGATTGGGCTTGTGGACCAGGGAAAGTTGAATGTTCACCATTGTTGCAGGGGCAACCATGTTATGAACCTGATAATGTGGTTGCACATGCAACATATGCTTTCAATGCATACTATCAGAAGATGGCCAAATCTCCTGGAACATGTGATTTTAAAGGGGTGGCAACGGTCACTACAACAGATCCAA GCCATGGTTCTTGCATATTTCCCGGAAG TGGTGGAAAAAATGGGACCTTTATAAATGGCACATCACTAGCTCCATCATCTAATTCTACTACTTCAGGCTGCGCTTCACAATACATTGACAGTGGCGGTTCTTTAATGAGCGTTGTGATCATAGGTGTCTTAGCTATGAGTGCTGTTTTCTTGTAG
- the LOC107429277 gene encoding glucan endo-1,3-beta-glucosidase 3 isoform X2, with protein MSMWGKFWDAFIGVNIGTDISDMPSPTQVVALLKAQNIRHVRLYDADRSMLLALANSGIEVTVSVPNDQLLGIGQSNATAANWVARNVIAHVPATNITAIAVGSEVLTALPNAAPVLVSALKFIQSALVASNLDRQIKVSTPHASSIILDSFPPSQAFFNSSWKPVMVPLLKFLQSTGSYLMLNVYPYYDYMQSNGVIPLDYALFRPLPPNKEAVDANTLLHYINVFDAIVDAAYFAMSDLNFTNIPIVVTESGWPSKGNSREPDATVENANTYNSNLIRHVQNNTGTPKHPGIAVSTYIYELYNEDLRPGSVSEKNWGLFNSNGEPVYKLHLTGAGTVLANDTTNQTFCVAKEGANPKMLQAALDWACGPGKVECSPLLQGQPCYEPDNVVAHATYAFNAYYQKMAKSPGTCDFKGVATVTTTDPSHGSCIFPGSGGKNGTFINGTSLAPSSNSTTSGCASQYIDSGGSLMSVVIIGVLAMSAVFL; from the exons ATGAGCATGTGGGGGAAATTTTGgg ATGCCTTCATTGGTGTGAATATTGGCACAGACATCTCAGATATGCCAAGCCCGACTCAGGTAGTGGCCCTTCTTAAAGCTCAGAATATTCGACATGTCAGGCTCTATGATGCAGACCGGTCAATGCTTTTGGCACTTGCAAATTCAGGCATAGAGGTGACTGTTTCTGTTCCCAATGACCAGCTCCTGGGGATTGGTCAGTCCAATGCCACTGCTGCCAACTGGGTTGCTCGGAATGTGATTGCCCATGTCCCTGCAACCAACATTACGGCTATTGCTGTTGGATCTGAAGTCCTAACTGCCCTTCCAAATGCTGCTCCAGTTCTTGTCTCTGCGTTAAAATTCATTCAGTCTGCCCTTGTTGCCTCTAATCTTGATCGCCAAATTAAAGTCTCCACTCCACATGCATCGTCCATTATCCTCGACTCTTTTCCGCCTTCCCAAGCCTTCTTCAATAGTTCATGGAAACCAGTCATGGTTCCCTTGCTTAAGTTTTTGCAGTCTACAGGTTCATACCTTATGCTCAATGTGTACCCATATTATGATTACATGCAGTCAAATGGTGTGATTCCCTTGGACTATGCGTTATTTCGGCCCCTCCCTCCAAACAAGGAAGCTGTAGATGCTAACACACTCCTGCATTATATCAATGTTTTTGATGCTATTGTTGATGCAGCTTATTTTGCGATGTCCGATCTCAACTTTACTAATATCCCTATTGTAGTGACTGAGTCAGGCTGGCCATCCAAGGGTAACTCACGAGAGCCAGATGCCACAGTTGAAAATGCCAATACATATAACAGTAACTTGATTAGGCATGTGCAAAACAACACAGGAACACCTAAACATCCTGGGATTGCTGTTAGTACTTACATATACGAACTTTATAATGAGGATTTGAGACCTGGGTCAGTCTCTGAAAAGAACTGGGGGCTTTTCAATTCAAATGGAGAGCCAGTTTATAAATTACACTTGACAGGTGCTGGAACTGTGTTGGCAAATGACACTACAAATCAAACTTTCTGTGTTGCAAAAGAAGGTGCTAACCCAAAGATGCTCCAGGCAGCACTTGATTGGGCTTGTGGACCAGGGAAAGTTGAATGTTCACCATTGTTGCAGGGGCAACCATGTTATGAACCTGATAATGTGGTTGCACATGCAACATATGCTTTCAATGCATACTATCAGAAGATGGCCAAATCTCCTGGAACATGTGATTTTAAAGGGGTGGCAACGGTCACTACAACAGATCCAA GCCATGGTTCTTGCATATTTCCCGGAAG TGGTGGAAAAAATGGGACCTTTATAAATGGCACATCACTAGCTCCATCATCTAATTCTACTACTTCAGGCTGCGCTTCACAATACATTGACAGTGGCGGTTCTTTAATGAGCGTTGTGATCATAGGTGTCTTAGCTATGAGTGCTGTTTTCTTGTAG
- the LOC107429277 gene encoding glucan endo-1,3-beta-glucosidase 3 isoform X3: MPSPTQVVALLKAQNIRHVRLYDADRSMLLALANSGIEVTVSVPNDQLLGIGQSNATAANWVARNVIAHVPATNITAIAVGSEVLTALPNAAPVLVSALKFIQSALVASNLDRQIKVSTPHASSIILDSFPPSQAFFNSSWKPVMVPLLKFLQSTGSYLMLNVYPYYDYMQSNGVIPLDYALFRPLPPNKEAVDANTLLHYINVFDAIVDAAYFAMSDLNFTNIPIVVTESGWPSKGNSREPDATVENANTYNSNLIRHVQNNTGTPKHPGIAVSTYIYELYNEDLRPGSVSEKNWGLFNSNGEPVYKLHLTGAGTVLANDTTNQTFCVAKEGANPKMLQAALDWACGPGKVECSPLLQGQPCYEPDNVVAHATYAFNAYYQKMAKSPGTCDFKGVATVTTTDPSHGSCIFPGSGGKNGTFINGTSLAPSSNSTTSGCASQYIDSGGSLMSVVIIGVLAMSAVFL, encoded by the exons ATGCCAAGCCCGACTCAGGTAGTGGCCCTTCTTAAAGCTCAGAATATTCGACATGTCAGGCTCTATGATGCAGACCGGTCAATGCTTTTGGCACTTGCAAATTCAGGCATAGAGGTGACTGTTTCTGTTCCCAATGACCAGCTCCTGGGGATTGGTCAGTCCAATGCCACTGCTGCCAACTGGGTTGCTCGGAATGTGATTGCCCATGTCCCTGCAACCAACATTACGGCTATTGCTGTTGGATCTGAAGTCCTAACTGCCCTTCCAAATGCTGCTCCAGTTCTTGTCTCTGCGTTAAAATTCATTCAGTCTGCCCTTGTTGCCTCTAATCTTGATCGCCAAATTAAAGTCTCCACTCCACATGCATCGTCCATTATCCTCGACTCTTTTCCGCCTTCCCAAGCCTTCTTCAATAGTTCATGGAAACCAGTCATGGTTCCCTTGCTTAAGTTTTTGCAGTCTACAGGTTCATACCTTATGCTCAATGTGTACCCATATTATGATTACATGCAGTCAAATGGTGTGATTCCCTTGGACTATGCGTTATTTCGGCCCCTCCCTCCAAACAAGGAAGCTGTAGATGCTAACACACTCCTGCATTATATCAATGTTTTTGATGCTATTGTTGATGCAGCTTATTTTGCGATGTCCGATCTCAACTTTACTAATATCCCTATTGTAGTGACTGAGTCAGGCTGGCCATCCAAGGGTAACTCACGAGAGCCAGATGCCACAGTTGAAAATGCCAATACATATAACAGTAACTTGATTAGGCATGTGCAAAACAACACAGGAACACCTAAACATCCTGGGATTGCTGTTAGTACTTACATATACGAACTTTATAATGAGGATTTGAGACCTGGGTCAGTCTCTGAAAAGAACTGGGGGCTTTTCAATTCAAATGGAGAGCCAGTTTATAAATTACACTTGACAGGTGCTGGAACTGTGTTGGCAAATGACACTACAAATCAAACTTTCTGTGTTGCAAAAGAAGGTGCTAACCCAAAGATGCTCCAGGCAGCACTTGATTGGGCTTGTGGACCAGGGAAAGTTGAATGTTCACCATTGTTGCAGGGGCAACCATGTTATGAACCTGATAATGTGGTTGCACATGCAACATATGCTTTCAATGCATACTATCAGAAGATGGCCAAATCTCCTGGAACATGTGATTTTAAAGGGGTGGCAACGGTCACTACAACAGATCCAA GCCATGGTTCTTGCATATTTCCCGGAAG TGGTGGAAAAAATGGGACCTTTATAAATGGCACATCACTAGCTCCATCATCTAATTCTACTACTTCAGGCTGCGCTTCACAATACATTGACAGTGGCGGTTCTTTAATGAGCGTTGTGATCATAGGTGTCTTAGCTATGAGTGCTGTTTTCTTGTAG
- the LOC107429278 gene encoding F-box protein SKIP28 isoform X1, which translates to MEISQTLLDESKHKEAILPSSSPSSGSGSIMEFTAQEGKQGEPHEALFLVLAYLPLFELLSMNKVCMSLRDAVKNDVLPWLNIVVQRPLNYRLTDEILMEITAKANGKLTTLALINCVKITDDALQRIVERNPLIDKVCMHLYIPACTGLTPEGVIRAVKTLSKNGHKLKNLWINGIYNIKREHFETLCSYLQLNLAQQEQQQPKPLLFNNYQKFPALGDSKNQPVIDMGVCPRCKEVSMVFDCPRKKTCKLKIERLLTDCRGCKLCIPRCQECGRCVVSDEVEEAVCADILCSDCWLQLPKCNLCNKPYCKQHANEKFCSSGSAGFVCDACQAKFLGKMCYYHIED; encoded by the exons ATGGAGATTTCACAAACTCTTCTTGACGAGTCTAAGCACAAGGAAGCAATTCTACCATCTTCTAGTCCTAGTTCTGGTTCTGGTTCGATTATGGAATTTACAGCCCAAGAAGGAAAACAAGGAGAACCCCACGAGGCTTTGTTCCTTGTTTTGGCTTACCTTCCTTTATTTGAGCTCCTTTCCATGAACAAAGTGTGTATGTCGCTAAGAGATGCAGTGAAAAACGATGTGCTTCCATGGCTAAATATTGTTGTACAGAGGCCTCTCAACTACCGCTTAACCGATGAGATTTTGATGGAAATCACAGCTAAAGCCAATGGAAAGCTCACAACTTTGGCTCTGATTAACTGCGTTAAGATAACAGATGACGCGCTTCAACGAATTGTGGAGAGAAATCCTCTTATCGACAAGgtatgtatgcat CTCTACATACCAGCATGTACAGGCTTAACACCAGAGGGAGTGATAAGAGCAGTTAAGAcattatccaaaaatggccATAAATTGAAGAACCTATGGATAAATGGAATCTACAACATCAAAAGAGAACATTTTGAAACTCTCTGCTCATATCTTCAATTGAACCTGGCACAGCAGGAGCAGCAACAACCAAAGCCTCTTCTTTTTAACAATTACCAAAAGTTCCCAGCACTTGGAGACAGCAAAAACCAACCTGTAATTGATATGGGAGTTTGCCCAAGATGCAAAGAAGTGAGCATGGTATTTGACTGCCCAAGGAAGAAGACCTGCAAGCTTAAGATAGAGAGGTTATTGACTGATTGCAGGGGCTGCAAGCTTTGCATTCCGAGATGCCAAGAGTGCGGCCGATGTGTTGTATCCGATGAAGTAGAAGAAGCTGTTTGTGCAGATATCTTGTGCTCAGATTGCTGGCTCCAGCTTCCCAAATGTAATCTCTGTAACAAACCATACTGCAAGCAGCACGCCAATGAGAAATTCTGCTCTTCAGGATCTGCTGGTTTTGTTTGTGATGCTTGCCAAGCAAAATTTCTAGGAAAAATGTGCTACTACCATATTGAAGACTGA
- the LOC107429278 gene encoding F-box protein SKIP28 isoform X2 — MEISQTLLDESKHKEAILPSSSPSSGSGSIMEFTAQEGKQGEPHEALFLVLAYLPLFELLSMNKVCMSLRDAVKNDVLPWLNIVVQRPLNYRLTDEILMEITAKANGKLTTLALINCVKITDDALQRIVERNPLIDKLYIPACTGLTPEGVIRAVKTLSKNGHKLKNLWINGIYNIKREHFETLCSYLQLNLAQQEQQQPKPLLFNNYQKFPALGDSKNQPVIDMGVCPRCKEVSMVFDCPRKKTCKLKIERLLTDCRGCKLCIPRCQECGRCVVSDEVEEAVCADILCSDCWLQLPKCNLCNKPYCKQHANEKFCSSGSAGFVCDACQAKFLGKMCYYHIED, encoded by the exons ATGGAGATTTCACAAACTCTTCTTGACGAGTCTAAGCACAAGGAAGCAATTCTACCATCTTCTAGTCCTAGTTCTGGTTCTGGTTCGATTATGGAATTTACAGCCCAAGAAGGAAAACAAGGAGAACCCCACGAGGCTTTGTTCCTTGTTTTGGCTTACCTTCCTTTATTTGAGCTCCTTTCCATGAACAAAGTGTGTATGTCGCTAAGAGATGCAGTGAAAAACGATGTGCTTCCATGGCTAAATATTGTTGTACAGAGGCCTCTCAACTACCGCTTAACCGATGAGATTTTGATGGAAATCACAGCTAAAGCCAATGGAAAGCTCACAACTTTGGCTCTGATTAACTGCGTTAAGATAACAGATGACGCGCTTCAACGAATTGTGGAGAGAAATCCTCTTATCGACAAG CTCTACATACCAGCATGTACAGGCTTAACACCAGAGGGAGTGATAAGAGCAGTTAAGAcattatccaaaaatggccATAAATTGAAGAACCTATGGATAAATGGAATCTACAACATCAAAAGAGAACATTTTGAAACTCTCTGCTCATATCTTCAATTGAACCTGGCACAGCAGGAGCAGCAACAACCAAAGCCTCTTCTTTTTAACAATTACCAAAAGTTCCCAGCACTTGGAGACAGCAAAAACCAACCTGTAATTGATATGGGAGTTTGCCCAAGATGCAAAGAAGTGAGCATGGTATTTGACTGCCCAAGGAAGAAGACCTGCAAGCTTAAGATAGAGAGGTTATTGACTGATTGCAGGGGCTGCAAGCTTTGCATTCCGAGATGCCAAGAGTGCGGCCGATGTGTTGTATCCGATGAAGTAGAAGAAGCTGTTTGTGCAGATATCTTGTGCTCAGATTGCTGGCTCCAGCTTCCCAAATGTAATCTCTGTAACAAACCATACTGCAAGCAGCACGCCAATGAGAAATTCTGCTCTTCAGGATCTGCTGGTTTTGTTTGTGATGCTTGCCAAGCAAAATTTCTAGGAAAAATGTGCTACTACCATATTGAAGACTGA
- the LOC107429263 gene encoding eukaryotic translation initiation factor 6-2 produces MATRVQFENSCEIGVFSKLTNAYCLVAIGGSENFYSAHEAELADVIPVVKTSIGGTRIVGRLCAGNKNGLLLPHNTTDQELQHLRNSLPDQVVVQRIEERLSALGNCIACNDYVALTHTDLDKETEEMIADVLGVEVFRQTIAGNILVGSYCAFSNRGGLVHPHTSTEDLDELSTLLQVPLVAGTVNRGSEVIGAGITVNDWTAFCGHDTTATELSVLESVFKLREAQPSAIVDEMRKSLIDSYV; encoded by the exons ATGGCCACAA GGGTTCAATTCGAGAACTCGTGCGAAATTGGGGTTTTTTCGAAGCTGACAAATGCATATTGTTTGGTCGCCATTGGAGGTTCTGAGAACTTTTACAG CGCTCATGAGGCCGAATTGGCTGATGTGATTCCGGTGGTAAAGACCTCCATAGGTGGTACTCGCATCGTTGGACGTCTATGTGCTG GGAATAAAAATGGGCTTCTGTTGCCGCACAATACAACAGACCAAG AGCTTCAGCACTTGAGGAATAGTCTGCCTGATCAAGTTGTTGTACAGCGCATAGAAGAGAGACTATCTGCTCTCGGGAATTGTATTGCATGCAATGATTATGTTGCTCTCACACACACAGATCTTGACAAG GAAACTGAGGAGATGATTGCAGATGTTCTTGGAGTAGAAGTTTTTAGGCAGACAATTGCTGGAAATATTCTTGTGGGAAGCTACTGTGCCTTCTCCAACAGAGGTGGCCTG GTACATCCCCACACATCTACCGAGGACTTGGATGAACTTTCAACACTTCTTCAGGTTCCTTTGGTCGCTGGGACTGTCAACAGGGGTAGTGAAGTGATAGGTGCTGGCATCACAGTCAATGACTGGACCGCGTTCTGTGGTCATGACACTACTGCAACTGAACTATCAGTTTTAGAAAGCGTCTTCAAGTTGAGAGAAGCTCAGCCTAGTGCCATTGTGGATGAGATGAGGAAATCTTTGATTGACAGCTATGTCTAA